One region of Streptomyces leeuwenhoekii genomic DNA includes:
- a CDS encoding glycoside hydrolase family 48 protein, with protein sequence MHPGRRRRRRAARRLWTAALAALALPLTLAGTGTTPAHAAAVQCSVDYKTNDWGSGFTADLTITNRGTEALDGWTLTYAYAGNQKLSNGWNGTWSQSGRNITVKNASYNARIAAGAAVSTGAQFTYSGTNTAPTSFAVNGTACVGAHQPPITVLTSPAAGSVYTQGEAVALAATAAAADDATISKVEFYDDTRLLGTDTSAPYSLSVTDLAVGSHSLLAKAYDSMGASAESTPVGITVASGPTVVATPPQLGVQQGKSGTFEVKLSKQPSANVTVTTTRASGNTNLSVSGGASLTFTPQNWNTAQKVTVSAGSSGTGSAVFESTAPGHGKATVTVTQLGATKEYDARFLELYGKITNPANGYFSPEGIPYHSVETLIVEAPDHGHETTSEAYSYLLWLQAMYGKVTGDWTKFNGAWEIMEKYMIPTHADQATNSSYNASKPATYAPEYDTPNEYPSRLDGAVPVGPDPIAGELKSAYGTDDVYGMHWIQDVDNVYGYGNSPGKCEAGPADTGPSYINTFQRGPQESVWETVPQPTCDAFKYGGRNGYLDLFTGDASYAKQWKFTNAPDADARAVQAAYWADIWAKQQGKGSQVSGTVAKAAKMGDYLRYAMFDKYFKKIGNCVGPTSCPAGTGKDASHYLLSWYYAWGGAVDTSAGWAWRIGSSHAHGGYQNPLAAYALSSYDALKPKSATGAADWAKSMTRQLEFYRWLQSEEGAIAGGATNSWAGRYATPPAGKSTFYGMYYDEKPVYHDPPSNQWFGFQAWSMERVAELYQQTGNAQAKAVLDKWVDWALAHTTINPDGTFRIPSTLQWSGQPDTWNASSPGANSGLHVTVADYTNDVGVAAAYAKTLTYYADRSGDTEAARIAKALLDGMWVNHQDALGIAVPETRADYNRFDDPVYVPSGWTGTMPNGDAINSSSTFESIRSFYEDDPAWSKIESYLAGGAAPTFTYHRFWAQADIALAMGSYAELLE encoded by the coding sequence ATGCATCCCGGACGCAGACGCAGACGCCGCGCCGCGCGGCGGCTGTGGACGGCCGCCCTGGCGGCCTTGGCGCTCCCGCTCACCCTGGCGGGAACGGGTACGACTCCGGCCCACGCAGCGGCGGTTCAGTGCAGCGTGGACTACAAGACCAACGACTGGGGCTCCGGCTTCACCGCGGACCTGACGATCACCAACCGCGGTACGGAGGCCCTCGACGGCTGGACGCTGACGTACGCCTACGCGGGCAACCAGAAGCTCTCCAACGGCTGGAACGGCACCTGGTCCCAGTCGGGCCGGAACATCACGGTCAAGAACGCCTCCTACAACGCGCGGATCGCGGCGGGCGCCGCCGTCTCCACCGGCGCGCAGTTCACCTACAGCGGCACCAACACCGCGCCGACCAGCTTCGCGGTCAACGGCACCGCCTGCGTCGGCGCGCACCAGCCTCCGATCACCGTGCTGACCAGCCCCGCCGCGGGCTCGGTCTACACGCAGGGCGAGGCGGTCGCGCTGGCGGCCACGGCCGCGGCGGCCGACGACGCCACGATCAGCAAGGTCGAGTTCTACGACGACACCAGGCTGCTGGGCACGGACACCAGCGCCCCGTACTCGCTCTCGGTCACCGACCTGGCCGTGGGCAGTCATTCGCTGCTGGCGAAGGCGTACGACAGCATGGGCGCGTCCGCCGAGTCCACCCCGGTCGGCATCACGGTCGCCTCCGGGCCCACCGTGGTCGCGACCCCGCCTCAACTGGGCGTCCAGCAGGGCAAGTCGGGCACGTTCGAGGTGAAGCTGTCCAAGCAGCCGTCCGCGAACGTCACCGTGACGACGACCCGCGCCAGCGGCAACACGAACCTGTCGGTCAGCGGGGGCGCCTCGCTCACCTTCACCCCGCAGAACTGGAACACCGCGCAGAAGGTGACGGTCTCCGCCGGCTCCTCCGGCACCGGTTCGGCCGTCTTCGAGTCGACGGCGCCCGGCCACGGCAAGGCCACGGTCACCGTGACCCAGCTCGGCGCCACCAAGGAATACGACGCCCGCTTCCTGGAGCTCTACGGGAAGATCACCAACCCGGCCAACGGCTACTTCTCCCCCGAGGGCATCCCGTACCACTCGGTGGAGACGCTGATCGTCGAGGCGCCGGACCACGGCCACGAGACGACGTCGGAGGCGTACAGCTACCTGCTGTGGCTCCAGGCCATGTACGGCAAGGTGACCGGCGACTGGACCAAGTTCAACGGCGCCTGGGAGATCATGGAGAAGTACATGATCCCCACCCACGCCGACCAGGCGACCAACTCCTCGTACAACGCCTCCAAGCCGGCGACGTACGCCCCCGAGTACGACACGCCCAACGAGTACCCCTCCCGGCTCGACGGCGCCGTCCCGGTCGGCCCCGACCCGATCGCGGGCGAGCTGAAGAGCGCCTACGGCACGGACGACGTGTACGGCATGCACTGGATCCAGGACGTCGACAACGTCTACGGCTACGGCAACTCGCCGGGCAAGTGCGAGGCGGGTCCGGCGGACACCGGCCCGTCGTACATCAACACCTTCCAGCGCGGCCCGCAGGAGTCGGTCTGGGAGACGGTCCCGCAGCCGACCTGCGACGCCTTCAAGTACGGCGGCAGGAACGGCTATCTGGACCTGTTCACCGGTGACGCCTCCTACGCCAAGCAGTGGAAGTTCACCAACGCCCCCGACGCCGACGCCCGGGCCGTGCAGGCCGCGTACTGGGCGGACATCTGGGCCAAGCAGCAGGGCAAGGGCTCCCAGGTCTCCGGGACCGTCGCCAAGGCCGCCAAGATGGGCGACTACCTGCGCTACGCCATGTTCGACAAGTACTTCAAGAAGATCGGCAACTGCGTGGGGCCGACCTCCTGCCCGGCGGGCACCGGCAAGGACGCCTCCCACTACCTGCTCTCCTGGTACTACGCCTGGGGCGGCGCGGTGGACACCTCCGCGGGCTGGGCCTGGCGCATCGGCTCCAGCCACGCCCACGGCGGCTACCAGAACCCGCTGGCCGCCTACGCGCTCAGCTCCTACGACGCCCTGAAGCCCAAGTCGGCGACGGGCGCGGCGGACTGGGCCAAGTCCATGACCCGGCAGCTCGAGTTCTACCGCTGGCTCCAGTCCGAGGAGGGCGCCATCGCCGGCGGCGCGACCAACAGCTGGGCGGGCCGCTACGCGACCCCGCCGGCCGGGAAGTCGACGTTCTACGGCATGTACTACGACGAGAAGCCCGTGTACCACGACCCGCCGTCCAACCAGTGGTTCGGCTTCCAGGCGTGGTCCATGGAGCGCGTCGCCGAGCTGTACCAGCAGACCGGGAACGCGCAGGCCAAGGCGGTCCTCGACAAGTGGGTCGACTGGGCGCTGGCGCACACCACCATCAACCCGGACGGCACCTTCCGGATCCCGTCGACGCTCCAGTGGTCGGGTCAGCCCGACACCTGGAACGCGTCCTCGCCGGGTGCCAACAGCGGCCTGCACGTCACGGTCGCCGACTACACCAACGACGTCGGTGTGGCCGCGGCGTACGCCAAGACCCTGACGTACTACGCCGACCGCTCCGGCGACACCGAGGCGGCGCGGATCGCGAAGGCGCTGCTGGACGGCATGTGGGTCAACCACCAGGACGCGCTCGGCATCGCCGTCCCGGAGACCCGCGCCGACTACAACCGCTTCGACGACCCGGTCTACGTCCCCAGCGGCTGGACCGGCACCATGCCGAACGGTGACGCGATCAACTCCTCGTCCACCTTCGAGTCGATCCGCTCCTTCTACGAGGACGACCCGGCCTGGTCGAAGATCGAGTCCTACCTGGCGGGCGGTGCCGCGCCCACCTTCACGTACCACCGGTTCTGGGCCCAGGCCGACATCGCCCTGGCCATGGGCTCGTACGCGGAGCTCCTCGAATAA
- a CDS encoding class I SAM-dependent methyltransferase — MAHDHGHSHGSHAPGGGPHPGPHSPGHHGHDHADIDWAGMAPLLEAEAELFSPLYTEALTWLARDVRDPGLVVDAGSGPGVLSCLLADAFPGARVVAVDGAEPLLERARARAARLGAADRFGTLAGELPGVLDELEYPADLLWASRSLHHLGDQRAGLAAFGRRLAPGGTLAILEGGLPLRFLPRDIGIGRPGLQARLNVLEEERFAEMRAGLPGTVAETEDWPGLLNAAGLKHTGSRSFLLDLPAPASDRVRAYLAVFLGRLREAQGDRLDAGDRAVLDRLLDPADEASIHRRPDVFLLAAHTVHTAVRPA, encoded by the coding sequence ATGGCGCACGACCACGGACATTCCCACGGCTCCCACGCCCCGGGCGGCGGACCGCACCCCGGTCCGCACAGCCCCGGACACCACGGCCACGACCACGCCGACATCGACTGGGCCGGGATGGCGCCGCTGCTGGAGGCGGAGGCGGAGCTCTTCAGCCCCCTCTACACCGAGGCGCTGACCTGGCTGGCGCGGGACGTACGGGATCCCGGGCTGGTCGTCGACGCGGGCAGCGGACCGGGGGTCCTCTCCTGTCTGCTCGCGGACGCCTTCCCCGGCGCGCGGGTCGTCGCCGTCGACGGTGCCGAGCCGCTGCTGGAGCGGGCCCGCGCCCGTGCCGCCCGGCTCGGCGCGGCGGACCGCTTCGGCACCCTCGCCGGTGAGCTGCCCGGAGTGCTGGACGAGCTCGAATACCCCGCCGACCTGCTGTGGGCCAGCCGCAGCCTGCACCACCTGGGCGACCAGCGGGCCGGGCTCGCCGCCTTCGGCCGGCGTCTCGCGCCGGGCGGCACGCTGGCGATCCTGGAGGGCGGACTGCCGCTGCGGTTCCTGCCGCGCGACATCGGCATCGGGCGCCCGGGGCTCCAGGCGCGGCTGAACGTGCTGGAGGAGGAGCGGTTCGCCGAGATGCGCGCCGGTCTGCCCGGGACGGTCGCCGAGACGGAGGACTGGCCGGGGCTGCTGAACGCCGCCGGGCTGAAGCACACCGGCAGCCGCAGCTTCCTGCTGGACCTGCCGGCCCCGGCCTCCGACCGGGTCCGCGCCTACCTCGCCGTCTTCCTCGGCCGCCTGCGCGAGGCGCAGGGCGACCGTCTCGACGCCGGTGACCGCGCCGTCCTCGACCGGCTCCTCGACCCGGCCGACGAGGCGAGCATCCACCGGCGCCCGGACGTCTTCCTGCTGGCGGCGCACACCGTGCACACCGCGGTCCGGCCCGCCTGA
- a CDS encoding glycoside hydrolase family 6 protein, producing the protein MNRTRTALLAALTLVAGASGTAFAALPADSGVAAIPCTVDYKVQNQWSTGFTAAVTVTNNGAAKSAWQLKWSYAGNQRVTSAWNAKVTQSGAAVTAANEGYNGQLATGGSVSFGFQGSYSGTNAIPATFTLDGVTCNVDDGGSGGPGGPTDPPPNPSGKVDNPYVGAKGYVNPEWSAKAAAEPGGTRVSNQPTGVWLDRIAAINGVNGGMGLRDHLDEALKQKGSGELYIQLVIYNLPGRDCAALASNGELGPTEIDRYKKEYIDPIAAILADPKYAGLRIVTTIEIDSLPNLVTNVTPRATATPNCDVMKANGNYQKGVGYALNKLGDIANVYNYIDAGHHGWLGWDDNFGPSADMFKTAATTEGATVADVHGFIVNTANYSALKENNFKITDTVNGTSVRQSKWVDWNRYTDELSYAQAMRDKLVSIGFDSKIGMLIDTSRNGWGGTQRPTGPGATTSVDTYVDGGRYDRRIHLGNWCNQAGAGLGERPRANPEPGIDAYVWMKPPGESDGASKEIPNNEGKGFDRMCDPTYTGNPRNNNNMSGALPDAPISGQWFSAQFRQLMQNAYPPLS; encoded by the coding sequence ATGAACCGAACCAGAACAGCGTTGCTCGCTGCCCTGACGCTCGTCGCCGGAGCCTCCGGCACGGCGTTCGCCGCCCTTCCGGCGGACTCGGGGGTGGCGGCCATCCCCTGCACCGTCGACTACAAGGTGCAGAACCAGTGGAGCACCGGCTTCACCGCCGCCGTCACCGTGACCAACAACGGGGCCGCCAAGTCCGCTTGGCAGCTCAAGTGGTCGTACGCCGGGAACCAGAGGGTCACCAGCGCCTGGAACGCCAAGGTCACCCAGAGCGGGGCCGCCGTCACCGCCGCCAACGAGGGCTACAACGGCCAGCTCGCCACCGGCGGCTCGGTCAGCTTCGGCTTCCAGGGCAGCTACAGCGGCACCAACGCGATCCCCGCCACCTTCACCCTCGACGGGGTCACCTGTAACGTCGACGACGGCGGCAGCGGAGGACCCGGCGGCCCCACCGACCCGCCGCCCAACCCGTCCGGCAAGGTCGACAACCCGTACGTCGGCGCCAAGGGGTACGTGAACCCCGAGTGGTCCGCGAAGGCCGCCGCCGAGCCGGGCGGCACCCGGGTCAGCAACCAGCCGACCGGTGTCTGGCTCGACCGGATCGCCGCCATCAACGGCGTCAACGGCGGCATGGGCCTGCGCGACCACCTCGACGAGGCGCTGAAGCAGAAGGGCTCCGGCGAGCTCTACATCCAGCTCGTCATCTACAACCTGCCCGGCCGTGACTGCGCGGCCCTCGCCTCCAACGGCGAACTGGGCCCGACGGAGATCGACCGGTACAAGAAGGAGTACATCGACCCGATCGCCGCGATCCTCGCCGACCCGAAGTACGCGGGCCTGCGGATCGTCACCACGATCGAGATCGACTCCCTGCCCAACCTCGTCACCAACGTCACGCCGCGGGCCACCGCCACGCCCAACTGCGACGTGATGAAGGCCAACGGCAACTACCAGAAGGGCGTCGGCTACGCCCTGAACAAGCTGGGCGACATCGCCAACGTCTACAACTACATCGACGCCGGCCACCACGGCTGGCTCGGCTGGGACGACAACTTCGGCCCCTCCGCCGACATGTTCAAGACGGCCGCCACCACCGAGGGCGCCACCGTCGCCGACGTCCACGGCTTCATCGTCAACACGGCCAACTACAGTGCCCTCAAGGAGAACAACTTCAAGATCACGGACACCGTGAACGGCACGTCCGTGCGCCAGTCCAAGTGGGTGGACTGGAACCGCTACACCGACGAGCTGTCCTACGCCCAGGCCATGCGCGACAAGCTGGTCTCGATCGGCTTCGACTCGAAGATCGGCATGCTGATCGACACCTCCCGCAACGGCTGGGGCGGCACCCAGCGGCCCACCGGTCCCGGCGCCACGACCAGCGTCGACACCTACGTCGACGGCGGCCGCTACGACCGCCGCATCCACCTCGGCAACTGGTGCAACCAGGCCGGAGCGGGTCTCGGCGAACGGCCGCGGGCCAACCCCGAGCCGGGCATCGACGCCTACGTGTGGATGAAGCCGCCGGGGGAGTCGGACGGCGCGAGCAAGGAGATCCCGAACAACGAGGGCAAGGGCTTCGACCGGATGTGCGACCCGACGTACACCGGCAACCCGCGGAACAACAACAACATGTCCGGTGCCCTCCCGGACGCCCCGATCTCCGGGCAGTGGTTCTCCGCGCAGTTCCGGCAGCTGATGCAGAACGCCTACCCGCCGCTGTCGTAG